One window of the Zea mays cultivar B73 chromosome 3, Zm-B73-REFERENCE-NAM-5.0, whole genome shotgun sequence genome contains the following:
- the LOC100282350 gene encoding early nodulin 20 precursor, with protein sequence MGKMKAVACVACWAALSLINVVMAVDYVVGNPAGGWDGRTDYQSWAAAETFAPGDTLTFKYNSYHSVMEVTKSAFEACTTTDPILYDNSGSTTVALTMPGTRYFICGAPGHCLGGMKMQVQVADRPAPTTPSSPPPPPAHAKQKRHATAPSPTPMPWAPAPTPWSPAPAPAAAPPRRAGHKKKHKKRYCPPETVHAPARAPTPTVQAVEADFPFAAFAPMTAPPPPPPTSGGLAWRRATCGEATAALAALVWFMLL encoded by the exons ATGGGAAAGATGAAGGCAGTGGCGTGCGTCGCCTGCTGGGCGGCATTGTCACTGATCAATGTCGTGATGGCCGTCGATTACGTCGTCGGCAACCCGGCCGGCGGCTGGGACGGGAGGACCGACTACCAGTCTTGGGCCGCAGCCGAGACTTTTGCTCCGGGAGATACCCTAA CCTTCAAGTACAACTCATACCACAGCGTCATGGAGGTGACCAAGAGCGCCTTCGAGGCGTGCACCACGACCGACCCGATCTTGTACGACAACAGCGGCAGCACCACCGTCGCGCTCACCATGCCGGGGACGCGCTACTTCATCTGCGGCGCGCCGGGACACTGCCTGGGCGGCATGAAGATGCAGGTGCAAGTCGCCGACCGACCCGCACCCACCACACCcagttcgccgccgccgccgccagcacACGCGAAACAGAAGCGGCATGCAACGGCACCATCACCGACGCCTATGCCGTGGGCTCCAGCGCCGACACCATGGTCGCCCGCGCCGGCACCCGCGGCCGCGCCACCGAGACGTGCAGGGCACAAGAAGAAGCACAAGAAGAGGTACTGCCCGCCTGAAACCGTGCATGCGCCCGCACGGGCCCCCACCCCCACAGTGCAGGCCGTCGAAGCAGACTTTCCGTTCGCGGCGTTTGCTCCTATGAcagctccgccgccgccgccgccaacgTCGGGAGGGCTTGCATGGCGGCGAGCAACGTGTGGCGAGGCTACTGCGGCCTTAGCCGCTCTCGTCTGGTTCATGCTCCTCTGA